The segment GTGCCCCGTGCTTGAACTGGCTGGCGGTGCAGAGAAACTACAGCTCCACACTCCTTGCAGGTAGGTGCGCTCGCTGCCCCACCGCGGGGGTGGTTGGGTTTTTATTGGCGGGGGGCTCCAAACAGCTCTTCAGCTGTGTTATTGTCCGTCCCCCCCACTCGCTCCTGGGTGTGTTtcctgggctgggtgggggtgcaAGCCCAGCCCCTGCCGCGCATTAACTGTCCTTCCTGGCCCCCCAGTCTCCGAGGATCACAGCAGCTGCCGGAACCCCGACGGCGGTGCGGCCCCCTGGTGCTACGTGAGCGGCGAGGCCGACATCCCGGAGCGGAGCCCCTGCGACATCGCCCCCTGCCTAGGTGAGCGGGATTCCGCCCGGCGCTGGGTTCCCCGGGCTGGCGCGAGCCTTTCTACCCTAGTCGGGGGACCCCACCCGCTGCGGGGCCACGTGCCCGCTGCCCTCCCCGCGTGGGGTCAGCGAGGCCAGGGCACGTGCGCAGGGGGAGCACGTCGGGTGAACCACGACGGGGTGCAGTTGCtagtccccacccctgctgcagcGGGATTGGCTGCCCTGTTGCCAAGCTTCTAGGGGGTACTGATTGGTCTCCCGTTTTGGGGTGATGTCATCCCAGCGGCTATAGCTCGGCGTGTAAACAATTTAACCCCGCCCCCAGGGCGGGGCTGTCCCCGCCCCCTGCACGTGGAGTGAGCCGCCCGCCCCCCTCTTTCCAGGGCACCCACCGTGACGTCATACTAACCCTTCCCACGTGTGTCTGGCGCCCCAGAGAGATCGGCTGCGCAGCCCCCTCCTCACCAGCCCTTAGTCCCACGCGGGTCACTGCAGGGAAAGGCCATGTCAGGGTGGGTAGTTCAGGTGTTGACAAACTTGAGGGAGCAAAGAGCAGCAGAATGTCAGGGACTGTGAGGCTCAAGGCACCCGCTTGTGGAGAGCGTCACAAACAGCTGCGGCACCGTGAAaccaaagggggctgggagcaaagATTAAACAAGGAAAGCTATCAAATCCAGACTGGACACAGTGGGCTTGATAGGGGGACAGGCTAACCCCCTACAGGGATGGAGAGGAGTTGTCTGATGGGGGGATAATTAGAATCAacaggaagaaattaaaaaagggaagaactgGCATACCAGGAAAATCTCCCTGATAGAGGTGTTACTGTTAGAGTGGGGAATAATCTGTTTAGGACTATTCCGGGGAAAATGTTAGAAGATGCACAATACAGAACACATCTGCACTGATCCTGTCTGAACTATTTGCTTGTTTGCTCTCCTCTCTAATGTCTGAGAGTCTGTGGCCCGAAAACCTTCCCCAGACACCTtcatctttcaaaatttgttttggttaaaaaagtgttcccagagagtagtcatttgtggttcacagtcaagctggaagggcataacgagtggggtcctttTGTTCTCCAGGAGAGCATGTCCCTCCTTGCATGTAGTCTTCCACCCCAGGCAGGATTCAGAATTCTtgcctccctcagtcttctcaaTCCTCCTACCCTTGGACTGCAGCTCATTAAGGACAGAGCAGATGTTCCCTGTTTATGGCTCTTTATTTAAAAGTCCTAGGATTGAGGAACTGCCTGGGATTGGGAGCCAATATGCTGAGCAATTGGTGCAGTTGCCAGGGTTTCAGCCATTTTGTCAGATTAAACTACCTTCCCTGCTGTGGTATGTctgcctggggaaggggctgtccCATTGCTTTCTCTTCCCCAGGCATAACCCTGCCAGATCCTTTGctcttttttttctgaaagacacCATGTGAAGTAACATCCCTCTGCAGAGGGACCCTTATTTCCTGGTGGTCTCCTGCCTGTTACTAACCCAATACACCCTCCCTCCGAAtcacacaatatttttttctctaaaagatatgctgtagtttaaagagaaattaattcaaggaagtcctatggtctgtgttatatgGGAAGTCAGTCTGGCTGATCACAGACTCAAGGTATTGAACCAAAATGCTCCAAGGAAAAATACCTAAAGGAATGTTGCCATCATATGTGTGGGATGGGGGTTCTGAGACCCATAGAAAAGATGCTGTGGAGGGTGGCTTTCAGTCATGGCAGCATATTGAGTGTTTGGGGCTCTCCTCCAAAAAGGTAGTTTTTCTTGTCTAGGGCTACCCTAGGGAAGCGTGTCCTGCTGGTATGGTCTTCATTATTCCACAGTGGTCATATGAAATGGAATATGAAGATCAGTGAGCCACATGGAGGATGTGAAAGGTTTACACTGCCAGTGCCCTGAGCTGACACCCCCTTTAGCTTTTGTTAGGAATATGAAAGGTGAGCTCGATGGTGGACCCAGAGTGAGtgctccccctcttcccttcaCACTTTCACATGGGCTGTTTGGTAGCAAGCTGTACATAAGAGAGTGGTGATGGACTTAAATACTTTCTTAGACCAGTCCCACGGAGGCCTTTCTTGCTCAAGAATGTTGAGGCAGGAGGGAAATAGAACAGCAGCAGGGGCTCCTGCAAGAGTTCAGTATGGGGATATTGATCAGCTTGGTCATTTCtgttctctgtgattttttttttttctctgtatattGAGCTATAAATGGATTTGATTAATGCTCTGGGTTCAGGTGTCACCTCTTCTCTCACTCCTGTTTTGGTGCTTTGTTCTGCCAGTTGCCTAGATTGCTCTTGACCTTTATATTGAGCAGCAGTTGAactgaaaagtgtgtgtgggtgCGCGTGTGCGTGTTTTCTCCCATCTGTGGGGAGGCATTCTAACATCTAAGGGGGACTGGGACTGTTTGTCAGTTTAAGATGAGGAAGGGACCAGGGTTCTGGGTCTGAGATGGGTTTGTGCCCCATTCACAAGATAGCTGTTGCTATGAAACTTTGGTgacaaattttaatattttaatgtattttttcctccCAACAGTTGTTACCTCCTCCACAGAGACTCTGGTCCCTACAGTTGCGGCTGAGGTTTCTCAGGGGATAGACCAGGTATTTGAGCCAGCTGATACTTTACCAGCCCGGAGcgaggcagctgctgtgcagccCGTCATTGGGATCAGTCAGAGAGTCCGGATGAAGTCCAAGGAAAAGAAGGACTTGGGGACATTAGGTATGACCTCCAGGAACACTCTCTAGATTCCTCAGTGGGACTACAACAGGATGTTTCTCTTCTGACCCCTAAAGCCACTGTTGTATATAGAGGCTGAGGTGCTGCCTTGTTCCTAACTTTGTCgcttctgctccttccccacagGTTATGTGATGGGCTTCATCATGATGGTGATAATCATTGCCATTGGAGCTGGCATTGTTGTGGGCTACATCTACAAAAGGTAAGTAGTCTCTGGATCAAGAGTTGGCAGTGTGGCTGTGATACAGGGCTATAACAGTCAGGAAATTCTGAGCTACTGTAGATAACACCTAAGTCCCAGTTCATGCAAGACTCTGAGATGGGTAGGCTCTTATACattggtggtggtgctgctgtgAGATCTGGTCTTGTCATAGCCTCGATGGAACTCATTTAAACACAGAGGTATTAGGTCCCGTAATAACCGCCCACTCACCCCGGGCCAGTGGAGGAGCCCACTCCCCTTGAAGTATAGCCTCCAGGATGCTGCACCCTGTAGTTCTATATGTCTTGATTGTTGGAGCTTTCACCACTTTTGCCCTGTGACACTTTTCAGAAACGATTTATTAAGCTTTCATTCCATTATTGGAAGTCAGAGGCCCTTGGGAGGGCTGCAGTTATGTAGACACACTGGCCAATCTGCCTGTGATTCCCCAATACGGACCTGCCAGCACATATGCGAGTCCTAAGTTCTGGCTACTCTGTTAAAGCAGTGGGAGTTAAGTATCTCATAGGATTAGGCCCTAACACAGTGAGACATTAATAACagctgtgtttaaaaacaaacacccaaaCCACAGTAACCTgccctttgttctgtgtcttccCCAGGCTGAGCCCACTCTTCCCTTTCCTACACATGGCAGTCTAAGCCATATCTCCCTTTCGTGTTTATACCTTCATCTATTTGAGTGAAAACAGGGTAGAATCATAATTGTTTCCCTTTCCTAAATTTGTCCTTTGAATTGCATGGTCCAGTTAGCCTGATAGCTGCACATACTCAACTTCCCTTCAGTTCAGTCAGACTTATATGTGCACCTGACCGGCTGATCGGGCCTGCAGTTTGTCAATAGCATCCTACAGCCACAGAAGGATTATCACATCCCTGCTTTAGGGCTTAACTCTTGTAGCTAGCTGCCAACCTCTCCTAGTGAAGCAGAATGAGTCCCTCCCAGGCTGAGCCAAGTCCTTACATAAGATGTATCAGCAAGCTTGGACAGCAGAGACTCCAACAGTGTTACATAAGGTTAGAGCATGATTCAGGGTGCCAGTGAAGGTAGACAGAGAGGActgatgggggaggaaggaagaaagaaggtTAGACTGCACTAGAACTGTCTGGCAATAAGCCCTGGAAGCTGTTCTAGCCTCTTGGAGCTGGCTTCTCCAGGGCTCAAGCAGAGGACAGTCTAAAATGTAATTTCTGATCCACCAGACTTGCATTGAATTGGGGCCTGGCACATCAGGACTGTTTTTGCTGtgaaaagattttgattttggggAGGCTTGAGTCTTAGTAGCCCCTCCCTTAAATCAAAATAGCCCAAGTTCAAGCTTCAGGCAGGGTCAGCGCTGGATGCTtcagttttttcccttttcagttCACCATGTTCAGGTGCATTGGCTTCCCAGTTAAAGTTAAATTTTGCATGTAGCACTTGTCTTAAAAAAACCTGGTTGGTGTCTCATTAACTAAAGCATGCATTACCTTTGCTATAGAGTTTAGTAACTgtcactcttttttaaaaaaagtcacttcTTCTTGGCACCAGACACTGAAGACATGTCACATTCCTTGCTGTCGTGTGAGGGGTCAGGTAGTTTGGAGAAGTCAGTCTCTTTGGAACACAGCAGGCACATAAGGTCATTACATACCTACGCTGAGCAGTGCCATTAACTCAGTTTGCTTTCTGGAAGATACTCATTGCCTAAAGCATGTGTTTATCCCTCCTCACCTGTGCAAGTGCCAACCACCACCCGGAGCTCTTGCATCCTTTCTTACCACTCAGAGTTAATGGCTTCTCTAAACATTGGCAGCTCCTGCTTTGACTCAGCAGTCCTGCATGTTACAGGGACTCAAGACAGACCCATAAACCAAAATCCAGTTAGCTGCCACATGTTGTTTCCATATCTACTGTCTGACCCTTGAGGCCAGTGACAGGTGGGAACAGACTGGCTTAAACCTCCATGATGTTGTAAAACTGGATGAACCAGTCAAAAGCAAGGAGTGTTGGAAACCTCCCGCcgacacagctctgtttgctttcagctCTGTATTTGGGAGTTTGGGGAAAAACCCAGCACATCACATTCATATTAAAGGCCTGGTCTTTTGTTGGAGCAGTAGCATCGTCccttctgctgcagctccattggGACAGAGCCCCCTTATAGGGACTGACCTTACTGCAGTCAGCACTCAGACCACCTCTTCTGATTCTTTCTAGGGGCAAAGACTTGAAGGAGCAGCACGAGCAGAAGGTTTATGAGCGTGAAATGCAGCGCATCACCCTTCCACTTTCTGCCTTCACGAACCCGGCCTGTGAGCTTGTGGATGAGAACACGATTGTGGTACACACCAACCAGACCCCCATAGAGGAGGCACATGATGGCAATGCACCTCTCATGGGCCAGGCAGGTACTCCCGGTGCCTGAGGAGCTAGGGCCAGGAGAGGCACAGGTTGAAACGATTGAGGCTAAGATCCCAGTTTCTTGTTTCAGGAGTGGGGGgtcatttgtatttttttgttgATGAATTCCAGCAAGTGACAGGACTTGGAGATGCACTGAAATGGGGGCTGTTCATTGTGTGGCTAGCAGGACTTGTTTCACCTGAGGACTGTTGCAATGTGCCACGCTGGCCCCACCTCTTGTACTCCCTGCATCCTCTTTTTCTATTCCCCTCCCTTTTGACCAGTGTTACATGCATTTCAGCTTGTACTCTGACACAGCATCAGAGGGAGTTGGTGGGAGCTTTACAGCAGGGTTGTGCAGAGACTTTGAAGGTAGTTTTACATTTTACTTTAATAGGAGAAAGGCTGTCCTACGCAAATGTCTTCTAGAGATGGGGAAGTCAACTGACAACTATCAATATGGGCACATGAAGAGCTCATGTTGAGATGGGAGAGAAGATTTTGGTTAAAGGGGAGGGAGACAGTTAGCCCCAATGCATTGCTTAAGAGGTCTCTCTCAAGATGCTCATAAAGCAAAGTCTTCCAGGGCCCAGGACACATTCCCACTCTCCTTGGCTGGTACAGAGGAGCCTGGTGCCAGAGCATCAAGCTGGGGTGTGtgctagggcagaagagcagaTTATTTCAAAAGTGGAGGGAAAGTAGACAACCCCTCAATCAGCTTCAGGGAGAGTGGCCAagtactctttgctgcttaaagGGATAGTAGCCATTTCTGAATTCCTTTCAGACTTTCCCCAGGGATGTGTATTTCCAGCAAACAAGAGTTTAAGCCAGTCCTAGGGTGAATGCAAGTGGAAAGCACTTGAGAGAAGGACAAGCCAGCTGTGCTAGTGCAGGCACATCAAAGCCTCGTGCATCCTGTTCTGTGTCCCTTgcacaggctgcaggagaggTCACACTGCAGGGGCTGTTTATCCAAACTGCCCCCTTTGAATAAAGATATTAGGGCAAGTGTCTCAGCAAGAAGGACTTATGTCTGTTCATAATCTGTGTAGGACTAATTCAGAGAAATGCACAGCCCCATCCCTGCAGCAGGGTTCAAGCCATCCAAATAAGATTTTCTACCCACCTACTTTAAGGGAAGTTACTGAGCAGATATTAAGTGTTGATGTTTATATGGTTCAGAAAAAggaaagtgtcttttttttttaaagtctttgaaTACCATttctttgtaaatattttaaatacctcATTATAAAATAAAGATGCAGATTGTGTGACGTTGTATTAAagcttaaaaaggaaaataaaaaggttcTGTGGAAACTTGTGTGGGCTTTAGTTGAAGTAGCAGCTCACACCTAGGAAATGTGACCAGCTCAGCATGCCTTTCTGAACATGTTTCAGCTCCTTCAGCATATTTAACTGCATGAGCAAGCTAACAGCATTATTCAACCCCAGGCAGGGCCTCCTACCTGAGAGAATAATTAAGGCCATTGTAGTCTATCTATTGCTCCCTTCAGAGCTACAACTCCATCCTGCATAAGAGACATACACACAGCTACAATCACCTCCGCAATTCAGAGAACATGCCTTCACCTCTAGCTAACACCATGGGATGTTGACTCTGTAGACATATTggcaaaggccttggctacacttggaaatgtgctgcgctgggagttacagctgtggtcgtacagctgtgtaggaacagcagtgcagtgtggccacatttgcagcgctgttgggagtggtgcattgtgggcagctatcccacagagcacctcatcccattttggcgctgtgggtaggggacagaagggtgtgggtcattccgcttcctgtcccaacgccctgtggTGCATCACTCCAGCAGTttcgtgccattgtgagtctACAGCgcggtttctgttagaaatggagcccgagctgctgaggactttgctgatgaatgtcgccagcacatcacgtttggcagttgagctattccttatgctccaaagtgacagtgaggagtccgacgacgacgatgatacagatatagattcacctgacgcgtgtgacactaaattgcttgtggcagtaacggacatgctcagcagcgtggaacgcccgctttgggctcgggaaacaagcactgagtggtgggatcacatcgtcctgcaagtctggatgaagcagtggctgcagaattttcggatgagaaaagccactttcatgggactgtgtgctgagctcgcccccaccctgcggcgcaaggacacgagattgagagctgccctgtcagtggagaagcgggtggctattgcagtctggaagatggcaactccagacagctaccgatcggtcagcgaaccagtttggagtgggaaagtcgaccgttggaatagtgttgatgcaagtttgcagggccattaatcgcatcctgctaagaagaaccgtgactctgggaacgtgcaggacattctggatggctttgcacaaatgggtttccctaactgtgggggggggtgatagatgggacgcatattcctattctggccccaccccaccaggcatccgagtacattaatcggaaggggtatttctctatggttctccaggcgcttgtggatcaccgtgggcgtttcactgacatttacacaggctggcctggaaaggtgcatgatgcacgcatctttcggaacagtggcttgttcaggaagctgcaggctgggacttttttcccagaccgaaagatcacagtaggggacgtcgaaatgcccattgtgatccttggagaccccgcttaccccttaatgccttggctcatgaaaccgtatacacagggaagcttgacaggagcaaggaccggttcaactacaggctgagccggtgcagaatgactgtggagtgtgcttttggctgtttaaaggacgctggaggtgtctttatggaaagctagacttgggggaaagcagcatgccCTGCGGTTATATCgcatgtgctgtaccctccataatctttgtgaagggaagggtgaaacattcagtgacgaatggacctccgaggttcaacgcctggaggctgaatttgcacagccagagagcagggctactagagaggcccagcacagggcttcaaggattagggatgccttgagggagcaatttgaggctgaaagccaacagtaatgttttggtgccttgcactgggtaagtgcagtggttacaatgatttttcccttgggtacagtatgtttctctttctgcaataataaaaactgttttaaaagcaaaaaatcctttattaaaaatacagtacataaaaggttgggggggtagggtgatgaactgtacagtcagatgtttgatatgtcctgcctggagtgctctgtgcaatgcctgctgcacttcaggattactatgctgcatggtgatgggggttgagtgcagagggtaagggtcgtagttctcagggctggtaggtgaacgtacaggtgtgggggggggcagctggtggtggtaagaagcAGGATACTGGGAGAAGGGGTTATGAGCAAACACTGGGGCAAAaggggagagagctttgggatggggtgggTTAGCACGGGTatagatctgcctgcatggctaccagtgactgcatacagtctgtttggcgcgccaggaggcttataAGCTGCTTTGTGGTTTTCTTCTTTGCCAATTCTTTTTCCTGTTAGccaattcttttttcctgctttctgtttgcctccactggtgcattttctctctccagtcctgcactctcttactgtctctggcatactgattcataactgctttcaccaaatctctTTGGTTCTCTTTGCGCCTTCTCAAGTTCTGGAGTCTCTTCTCTGTACTGTTAGCCATATTGATTCaaggacacttttaaaaaaaacaaacagaaacatttattacagaggctgcattgtttataatcacggTGCAGGAGTTTGTAGACTCTtctgtagcatcatttacacatacctaacatagcacagagaggcaacagcagagaagacatggtgagtactggggcttggtcataatgaatcaatgtttctgctggGAGTCCCCTGGaatgggagctgcctgagtgAGTCAGGCTCAATGGGatttttctgtgcattggggaaagcagagagcagctggggggaaagtgcactgaTCCCATACCACCCACCAATTGCCACAGCACTTACTCCTGGAATCAATGTTTCTTTGTgactcccctgggaaggggacTGCCAGATAAGGCTCAATGGTATttttgtgcattggggaaagcagagagcagctggggggacagtccactgaacagtatccctacatttccacaggattttatcctccAGATAATACCCTGCTCcgcgtcacctgggaagagcgggagggtcttctccagccaatgtggattccgccctggtccctatgcagcttgcctgtgtgcagcaatggtcccccacccctcacggcacagtggcgcggacgcgttagcctgactgggacaaggaccacggtagctctccctataaacttgcgcaagcacattgcccatgctctggcagaaacttttgcagagattacagagcgattaccgcgacgtgatagaccaaatcaatgggctattccacatctaggcatgcatgcatgcgcCCATGGAGCCAAActcccccctcctctctacaaacattttcctttaaaataaaagctgcttacggGAAtcacgctcctctgcttcttcttcaccaacaagttccagctgctgcgactggctagcttcctcctggcttgagaagagctcctggctgcatgcctcctgggactctggggtatcttccaccaccccagtaccctcagtctctggttcctccacaccctccccctcctctcccggctctgaactgtccatcgtggtcctcggatttgcagtgggtcaccccaagtatctatccagctcgttgtaaaaacggcaggtcgtgggggcagcacctgagctgccggtttccctcacgggctttgcaataggcactccgcagctcctttactttaaccctgcactgcagcgccatcccgttcatggcccctttgcagcaaggactttgatatctgcccatagatatcataatttctacggctggagcgcagctgtaactgcacagcttcctcacccaaacactgatgaggtcctgcagctcgccattgctccatgctggggctcgtttggggcgtggaggcatggtcagtgattgattgattgattgcactccacacctgctgagcaaacaggaaggagatttttaaaaattcccaggggcatttaaagggcgggtcacctgagcccagggcagtggagtgtgaaacgatgagcagagtggccgaaaaggtatgctggaatacctcctaatacctggaggccaataacagcccttttggtgtccacacctgatgagcagcgctgcatcaccagcgctggaatcgctacaccccaattgcagaccaggtgtacagacCAGCGcttgcagccagggagttgccagctgctgggctttccaagtgtgtacacagagtgagttgccagcgctgtaaccccttcaccagcgctgcaactctccagtgtagccaagcccaaagtcTAGCATTTAGAGTGGAGCAGAGCATTCCTAACAAAGCAGCTGTCCTGTTCACTAGCCCAGAACAAGCTACTGTGACTAAGCAGGCCTGGGCCTGTGAAGAGATGATCTAATTATTCCGTTTTCTGCTCTGATGGAAGTGGATTCTGCTTTACTTTCCTGCTCAGAGGCAGCTCCCTTCCTCTTCCTTTGGAAAGGCTGGCAAAAACACAGTCAGAAGGTTACAGTGGCTGGCATGGATTAAGAGGACGGCAGCTAGAGTTCAGGTGATTTCAAAACTGGCAGTGacaaatgctttttattttaaactgccaCCTGTTCCACCTACCTTTAGGTTAAGGGCACTACTGTAGGGATTTACACATAGGTTCAGATTGTGAGATCCTAATCTTCTACAAAGCCCTTGCCCTCAAGTCAAGTCAGATCTGCAGCTTACCAGTCTGAGGGCCCTGGGatcagtggtttccccaggaatggAAATTAGGGCGGACGTGTTCGAATTTACgggtgggg is part of the Chelonoidis abingdonii isolate Lonesome George chromosome 22, CheloAbing_2.0, whole genome shotgun sequence genome and harbors:
- the PIK3IP1 gene encoding phosphoinositide-3-kinase-interacting protein 1, which translates into the protein MLDWVQALLLSAALLTAASASEECVRGNGVSYRGSQQITSSGAPCLNWLAVQRNYSSTLLAVSEDHSSCRNPDGGAAPWCYVSGEADIPERSPCDIAPCLVVTSSTETLVPTVAAEVSQGIDQVFEPADTLPARSEAAAVQPVIGISQRVRMKSKEKKDLGTLGYVMGFIMMVIIIAIGAGIVVGYIYKRGKDLKEQHEQKVYEREMQRITLPLSAFTNPACELVDENTIVVHTNQTPIEEAHDGNAPLMGQAGTPGA